In Bremerella cremea, one DNA window encodes the following:
- a CDS encoding extracellular solute-binding protein, whose amino-acid sequence MPRPTPLLAYVLLFTALIASGCRPAATSEVVVYTALDQEFSEEHFEQYQQETGATVVPKFDTEANKTVGLTETLFAEKDRPRCDVFWNNEILNTLRLQKAGMLESYKPLHYDEYPAEFVDPDGQWVGFAARARILLVNTEKLGKRIAPTSLFDLTDESWQGEGGYAKPLFGTTATHAAVLFAELGPEKAKEFFHQLQGNAQMFPGNKQVAQAVSSGQITFGLTDTDDAMVEIEQGRPVKIVYPDQGADQLGTLFIPNTLAIIKGGPNPDAAKKLVDYLLSANVETALAEGPSAQIPLNKNLDIPLRVKTPQEIKAMQVDWSQALDQWNPAAEFLRETILTN is encoded by the coding sequence GTGCCCCGCCCTACTCCGCTGCTCGCGTACGTATTGCTATTTACCGCGTTGATCGCCAGCGGCTGCCGGCCTGCCGCGACGAGCGAGGTTGTCGTCTACACGGCGCTCGACCAAGAGTTCTCAGAAGAGCACTTCGAGCAGTATCAGCAGGAAACCGGCGCTACGGTCGTTCCCAAGTTTGATACGGAAGCCAACAAGACCGTCGGCTTGACCGAAACACTATTCGCCGAAAAAGATCGGCCCCGCTGCGATGTCTTCTGGAATAACGAAATCCTCAACACGCTGCGTCTGCAAAAGGCAGGCATGCTGGAAAGCTACAAACCCTTGCATTACGACGAGTATCCCGCCGAATTCGTCGATCCAGACGGCCAATGGGTTGGCTTTGCCGCTCGAGCCCGAATTTTACTGGTCAACACCGAGAAATTGGGAAAACGCATAGCGCCCACTTCCCTATTCGACTTAACCGACGAAAGCTGGCAAGGAGAAGGTGGCTACGCGAAGCCCTTGTTCGGGACCACGGCCACGCATGCGGCCGTTCTGTTTGCAGAGTTGGGGCCCGAGAAAGCGAAAGAGTTCTTCCATCAATTACAAGGCAACGCCCAGATGTTTCCTGGCAACAAGCAAGTCGCCCAGGCCGTCAGCAGCGGGCAAATCACCTTTGGTCTAACCGATACGGACGACGCGATGGTAGAAATCGAACAAGGCCGCCCGGTGAAGATTGTTTATCCAGACCAAGGTGCAGACCAACTCGGCACGCTGTTCATTCCCAACACGCTGGCGATCATCAAGGGAGGCCCCAACCCAGATGCCGCGAAGAAGCTGGTCGATTATTTGTTATCGGCCAACGTCGAGACAGCGTTAGCCGAAGGTCCTAGTGCCCAGATCCCGCTGAATAAGAATCTCGACATCCCCCTGCGAGTGAAAACGCCGCAGGAAATTAAGGCGATGCAGGTCGATTGGAGCCAAGCACTCGACCAATGGAACCCCGCAGCCGAATTTCTGCGGGAAACGATTCTTACGAATTAA
- a CDS encoding TlpA family protein disulfide reductase, producing MTRVSIATLMLLVTLGCAAEVRSEDDAKKPAAAAQPAQQAPAKATSALVGADDLKSFQADNSDLNKLVDFARKNLQAIDAVIEEAPDQAKVQVEAMRKALDELKIKGNQDAENIVGQIREALDLFSERIKLQRHSLEELKADVAKAPDDIDRIKRYTLKLMTGLSQSMDDDVNKIETTLKTEGKFIATTSEKATDSEAKLALKRAELILRSMESNVERLKSYEAVVGKPMLPIKADAWVNGKPLTTEELKGKVVLFDFWAIWCGPCIASFPHLVELEKKYGDEGFQVIGITQYYGFNWPEGADQPGQTEDGKVNAKEEQTALTKLTKRYELNYPTAVLEDSDEFYQYYAVSAIPHMVLVGRDGKVQKVSAGMSESVAKKLDEKIQELLKEPAPAK from the coding sequence ATGACACGTGTTTCCATAGCGACCCTTATGTTGCTTGTTACCCTTGGCTGTGCCGCTGAAGTGCGGAGCGAGGACGACGCCAAGAAGCCAGCCGCTGCTGCTCAGCCTGCCCAACAGGCCCCAGCGAAGGCAACATCAGCGCTTGTTGGCGCCGACGATTTAAAGTCGTTCCAAGCCGATAATTCCGACTTGAACAAGCTGGTTGATTTCGCGCGGAAGAACCTGCAAGCGATCGACGCCGTGATTGAAGAAGCGCCAGACCAAGCCAAAGTCCAAGTCGAAGCGATGCGGAAGGCGCTGGACGAACTGAAGATCAAAGGCAACCAAGATGCCGAGAACATTGTCGGTCAAATTCGTGAAGCGCTCGATTTGTTTTCCGAACGCATTAAGCTGCAGCGTCATTCTCTGGAAGAACTGAAAGCCGATGTCGCGAAAGCACCCGACGATATCGATCGAATCAAGCGTTACACATTGAAGCTGATGACCGGGCTGTCGCAGAGCATGGACGACGACGTCAACAAGATTGAAACAACGCTCAAGACCGAAGGTAAGTTCATCGCCACGACTAGCGAAAAGGCGACCGACTCGGAAGCCAAGCTTGCTCTGAAGCGAGCCGAGCTAATCTTGCGATCGATGGAAAGCAACGTCGAACGTCTGAAGTCTTACGAAGCGGTCGTCGGTAAGCCGATGCTGCCCATCAAGGCCGATGCCTGGGTGAACGGCAAGCCTCTGACCACGGAAGAGCTGAAAGGCAAAGTCGTTCTGTTCGACTTCTGGGCCATCTGGTGCGGACCTTGTATCGCCAGCTTCCCTCACTTGGTGGAACTGGAAAAGAAATACGGTGACGAAGGTTTCCAAGTCATTGGCATTACCCAGTACTACGGCTTCAACTGGCCAGAAGGTGCCGATCAACCGGGGCAAACCGAAGATGGCAAAGTGAACGCCAAAGAAGAGCAAACGGCTCTGACCAAGCTGACCAAAAGGTACGAACTGAACTATCCCACGGCAGTTTTGGAAGATTCGGACGAGTTCTACCAGTACTATGCAGTCTCGGCGATTCCGCACATGGTGCTCGTCGGTCGTGACGGCAAGGTGCAAAAGGTGAGTGCCGGGATGAGCGAATCGGTCGCCAAGAAGCTCGACGAGAAGATTCAAGAGCTTCTCAAAGAGCCAGCCCCAGCGAAGTAA
- a CDS encoding aldo/keto reductase: protein MTSIPAVSLNTGAKMPQLGLGTWKIDKRTCAEVIVTAAKAGYRHFDCACDYGNEAEVGQGLRRIVEEGIAARDELWITSKLWNTYHAAEHVQPACEKTLSDLGLDYVDLYLIHFPIALKFVPFADRYPPEWFYDPSAKEPGLVSEPIPIRETWEAMEKLVDAGLAKNIGVCNFGVSLIRDLLSCARIRPSVLQVELHPLLTQEKLLRYCAAEQIAVTAFSSFGAESYYALGMAQPTESLLKHDVVSTIAAACDKSPAQVLLRWAVQRGTIVIPKASSQAHLEQNAAIFDFELTAEQMAQLSALNSGRRFNDPGDFCEAAFNTFFPIYE from the coding sequence ATGACTTCGATACCCGCCGTCTCCCTCAATACCGGAGCCAAGATGCCTCAGCTTGGGCTGGGGACTTGGAAGATCGACAAGCGTACGTGTGCCGAAGTGATCGTCACCGCCGCCAAAGCAGGCTACCGGCACTTTGACTGTGCGTGCGATTACGGCAACGAGGCGGAAGTCGGCCAAGGACTAAGACGCATCGTCGAGGAAGGGATCGCCGCGCGGGACGAACTGTGGATTACCTCGAAGCTATGGAACACCTACCACGCCGCCGAGCACGTTCAGCCAGCGTGCGAAAAGACGCTGAGCGACCTGGGGCTCGATTACGTCGATCTCTACTTGATTCACTTCCCCATCGCGCTGAAGTTCGTGCCGTTTGCAGATCGCTATCCGCCAGAATGGTTCTACGATCCTAGTGCGAAGGAGCCTGGCCTGGTTTCAGAACCCATTCCCATTCGCGAAACGTGGGAGGCCATGGAGAAGCTGGTCGATGCCGGGTTGGCCAAGAACATCGGTGTTTGCAACTTTGGTGTGTCGCTTATCCGCGACTTGCTGTCCTGCGCTCGTATTCGCCCCAGCGTGCTGCAAGTCGAACTTCATCCGCTGCTGACGCAAGAGAAACTGCTGCGGTACTGCGCGGCAGAGCAGATCGCAGTCACAGCGTTCTCCAGCTTCGGGGCAGAATCGTACTATGCCCTGGGCATGGCGCAGCCGACCGAGTCGCTGCTGAAGCACGACGTAGTCAGCACCATCGCCGCCGCCTGTGACAAGTCGCCAGCCCAGGTTTTATTACGCTGGGCCGTGCAACGCGGGACGATCGTGATTCCGAAAGCGAGCAGCCAAGCTCACCTCGAACAAAACGCCGCGATCTTCGACTTTGAACTCACTGCCGAGCAAATGGCCCAACTCTCGGCCCTGAACAGCGGTCGCCGCTTCAACGACCCCGGCGACTTCTGCGAGGCCGCGTTCAATACGTTCTTCCCGATTTACGAATAA
- a CDS encoding PQQ-binding-like beta-propeller repeat protein has protein sequence MIEISLTPIRRYWLASLVLLLLPVAGYAEDSVWKPVPLGDAASWPAWRGPLGDGVSQAKNLPTHWSSSENLAWKTSLNGWGDSTPAVVGDHIFLTLQNEANELRLLRLDANTGQIERNILVDTAETPREAPQRSSQKFHNLHNMASPSPVVSGDYVVVHFGNGLLATYTLEGEEVWRHNLQSEYGEYSIWWGHANSPVIFKGMVISVCMQDSLADLRQEPIESYVVAHDLKTGKVRWFTPRMPDGSAEELDAYTTPLLVQKDGQTQIVIMGGNALDAYDPYTGKQLWHLPNLVGGRTVTGPVLGDGNIFTTRGMRKPLLAVKLADFRGEVPAEAIEWTVEKTTPDTPSPVFANGMLFTVTDDGIANCYDAKTGQQHWRERLGGNFKASPVVADGKIYFLNLDGKCTVVAVKPKYEEIAVNEINDTTIASPAIANGKLFIRGKNALYCIGK, from the coding sequence ATGATCGAAATTTCTCTCACTCCGATTCGTAGGTACTGGCTTGCCAGTTTGGTCCTGTTACTACTTCCGGTGGCCGGTTATGCCGAAGATTCCGTCTGGAAGCCGGTTCCGCTAGGAGATGCCGCTTCGTGGCCAGCTTGGCGAGGCCCGCTAGGGGATGGAGTCAGCCAAGCCAAAAACCTCCCCACGCACTGGAGCAGTAGCGAGAATTTGGCCTGGAAAACGTCGCTCAATGGGTGGGGAGATTCCACTCCGGCCGTTGTCGGTGACCACATATTCTTAACGCTGCAGAACGAAGCCAACGAACTACGGCTTTTGCGTTTGGATGCCAACACTGGGCAAATAGAGCGGAACATCTTGGTCGATACAGCCGAGACACCTCGGGAAGCCCCGCAACGTAGTTCTCAGAAGTTCCACAACTTGCACAACATGGCCAGTCCTTCGCCGGTAGTCAGTGGCGATTACGTAGTGGTCCATTTCGGCAACGGCTTACTGGCAACCTACACGCTGGAGGGAGAAGAAGTCTGGCGACACAATCTGCAGTCGGAATATGGTGAATACTCGATCTGGTGGGGGCATGCCAACAGCCCGGTGATTTTCAAGGGGATGGTGATTTCCGTCTGCATGCAAGACTCTTTGGCAGACTTGCGACAGGAACCGATCGAAAGCTACGTGGTAGCGCACGACTTGAAAACAGGCAAAGTGCGCTGGTTCACACCCCGCATGCCAGATGGTTCTGCCGAAGAACTTGACGCCTACACCACCCCGCTGTTGGTCCAGAAAGATGGCCAGACGCAAATCGTAATTATGGGGGGCAATGCCTTGGATGCTTACGATCCGTACACCGGAAAGCAGCTTTGGCATTTACCTAACCTGGTCGGCGGACGCACGGTCACCGGCCCGGTGCTAGGGGACGGGAACATCTTCACCACGCGGGGCATGCGTAAGCCACTTTTGGCGGTCAAGCTGGCCGACTTCCGAGGAGAAGTCCCAGCAGAAGCAATCGAATGGACGGTCGAAAAGACAACGCCCGATACTCCTTCGCCGGTGTTCGCCAACGGGATGCTGTTCACCGTTACCGACGATGGTATCGCCAATTGCTACGACGCCAAAACTGGCCAGCAGCATTGGCGAGAACGCCTCGGAGGTAACTTCAAGGCCTCGCCGGTGGTGGCCGACGGTAAGATCTACTTCTTGAACCTCGACGGCAAGTGTACCGTCGTAGCGGTGAAGCCCAAGTACGAAGAAATCGCCGTGAACGAAATCAACGACACGACAATCGCTTCGCCTGCGATTGCCAATGGCAAGCTATTCATTCGCGGTAAGAATGCGTTGTACTGTATTGGAAAGTAA
- a CDS encoding DEAD/DEAH box helicase — translation MSTPEDTPQLRFSDLHLSEKMLAALADARYEVPSPIQEGVIPLALDGKDVLGQARTGTGKTAAFSIPIIETLPEGKGPHALILVPTRELAVQVRDEIVKLSKGMSIQCVALYGGKPIRGQMDKLKRNPHIIVGTPGRVIDHMTRRSLNLDHLSTVVLDEADRMLDIGFRPDIEKILRRCPEDRQTMLLSATVPPPIERLANRYMRDPVKVDFSPTNISADTIEQRYFTVDGPKKMELLVRLLRREQPSKCIVFCRTKRGTEKLFQRLQKKTQLVRCIHGDLHQGARNRTISDFKANKYRILIATDVVGRGIDISDVTLIINYDVPEFSDDYVHRVGRTGRMGKEGVAYTFVTPEEGGQLTRIEMRIDKLLIRDEIEGFDPYLKTAVETGPPHARDTDPPEGEEPKEDPPKKTPRRRHRRAL, via the coding sequence TTGTCGACCCCTGAAGACACTCCCCAACTACGATTTTCTGATCTCCATCTCTCTGAGAAAATGCTCGCCGCGCTGGCCGATGCCCGCTACGAGGTTCCTTCGCCCATCCAAGAAGGTGTTATCCCGCTTGCCTTGGACGGGAAGGATGTTCTGGGCCAAGCTCGGACCGGAACTGGCAAAACAGCCGCTTTTAGTATTCCCATCATCGAAACGTTGCCCGAAGGGAAAGGCCCCCATGCGCTGATCCTGGTACCTACCCGGGAACTGGCCGTTCAGGTACGCGACGAGATCGTAAAGCTCTCGAAAGGGATGTCGATCCAGTGTGTGGCCCTTTACGGCGGCAAGCCGATTCGTGGCCAGATGGATAAGCTAAAACGCAACCCGCATATCATTGTGGGGACACCAGGGCGTGTGATCGACCACATGACACGACGTTCGCTCAATCTCGACCACCTCTCGACGGTGGTGTTGGACGAAGCGGACCGGATGCTTGATATTGGTTTTCGACCTGACATCGAAAAGATCCTGCGTCGCTGCCCTGAAGATCGACAGACGATGCTGCTTAGCGCGACGGTTCCTCCGCCAATCGAACGACTGGCCAACCGTTACATGCGCGACCCGGTTAAAGTCGACTTCTCGCCTACCAATATCTCGGCCGATACGATCGAGCAGCGTTACTTCACCGTCGATGGACCCAAGAAGATGGAACTGCTGGTCCGTTTGCTCCGCCGCGAACAGCCGAGCAAGTGTATCGTCTTCTGCCGCACCAAACGCGGAACCGAGAAGCTGTTCCAGAGGCTGCAGAAGAAGACCCAACTGGTCCGCTGCATCCACGGTGACTTGCACCAAGGGGCGCGTAACCGGACGATCTCCGACTTCAAAGCGAACAAATACCGCATTCTGATCGCTACCGACGTGGTTGGACGCGGCATCGATATCTCAGACGTCACGTTGATTATCAACTACGACGTGCCAGAGTTCTCCGACGATTACGTTCACCGCGTGGGGCGTACCGGCCGGATGGGCAAAGAAGGAGTGGCTTACACCTTTGTAACACCGGAAGAAGGTGGTCAGCTGACACGGATCGAGATGCGGATCGACAAGCTGCTCATTCGCGACGAAATCGAAGGTTTCGATCCGTATTTGAAGACAGCCGTTGAAACGGGCCCGCCGCATGCACGCGATACCGATCCACCGGAAGGGGAAGAGCCCAAAGAAGATCCTCCGAAGAAGACGCCCCGTCGTCGTCATCGCCGGGCACTTTAA
- the efp gene encoding elongation factor P, whose product MQYSTSDFRKGLKVQIDGEPYIMSECNFVKPGKGNALYKCRLKNLIRGTTLDRTYRGGEQLESADVEETDVQFLYKQGETWVFMDNTTFEQYELDADAVGDGWKFLKDGMKCMMTLFNGNPLDMTPPIQVEMEVTYCEPGAKGNTATNVTKPATIETGAEIQVPAFVNLGDVIRVDTRDGSYVERVKK is encoded by the coding sequence GTGCAATACAGTACCAGCGATTTTCGTAAAGGTTTGAAAGTCCAGATCGACGGCGAACCCTACATCATGTCCGAGTGCAACTTTGTGAAGCCGGGCAAGGGAAACGCCTTGTACAAGTGTCGGTTGAAGAACTTGATCCGAGGTACCACGTTGGATCGGACCTACCGCGGTGGCGAACAGTTGGAATCGGCCGACGTGGAAGAAACCGACGTGCAGTTCTTGTACAAGCAAGGGGAAACGTGGGTCTTCATGGACAACACCACCTTCGAGCAGTACGAGCTAGACGCCGATGCCGTGGGGGACGGGTGGAAGTTCCTGAAGGACGGCATGAAGTGCATGATGACGTTGTTTAACGGTAACCCGCTGGACATGACCCCGCCGATCCAAGTCGAAATGGAAGTCACCTACTGCGAACCAGGTGCCAAGGGCAACACGGCCACCAACGTGACCAAGCCCGCCACCATTGAAACGGGTGCCGAAATCCAAGTCCCCGCTTTCGTGAACCTGGGAGACGTCATCCGAGTTGATACTCGTGATGGTTCCTACGTGGAACGCGTGAAGAAATAA
- a CDS encoding inositol-3-phosphate synthase — protein MARPRTGIWLIGAKGGVATTTIIGLIALKKGLSENVGLVSELPQFAGLDLVRWEDIVIGGHDIRSTSLVEEAWKLVYESRAIDGRIVEKLRDDLAALDANIQDGTLYNVGKTIVDLSDTKLRTVQETPRTAVDRLKGHIADFAKANDLQRVVVVNVASTEPPVDEKQFPQTWKELEPQLNETGCPLPASSLYGIASLELGFPYINFTPSLGTAIPALDDLAKQNNTCHMGHDGKTGETLLKSTLAPMFAHRNLKVMSWVGHNIFGNMDAKVLDDPENKKTKAVSKDRLLGKIFGYTPQTLVTIENIESMGDWKTAWDHIHFQGFLGTPMVMQFTWQGCDSLLAAPLVIDLARFADLAKQKGETGLLQQLACFFKSPLGTEENDFAKQFAMLEAWTESLKA, from the coding sequence ATGGCACGCCCGCGTACCGGAATCTGGCTGATCGGCGCCAAAGGTGGCGTCGCCACAACCACTATTATTGGATTGATTGCCCTGAAGAAGGGCCTCAGCGAAAACGTAGGCCTTGTCAGCGAACTCCCCCAATTCGCCGGTCTCGACCTGGTCCGGTGGGAAGATATCGTCATCGGCGGCCACGATATCCGCAGCACGAGCCTGGTCGAAGAAGCCTGGAAGCTGGTCTACGAAAGCCGCGCCATCGATGGCCGCATCGTGGAAAAGCTGCGAGACGATCTCGCCGCCCTTGATGCCAACATTCAAGACGGAACGCTTTACAACGTCGGCAAGACCATCGTCGACCTTTCCGATACGAAGCTCCGCACGGTTCAGGAAACACCTCGAACTGCCGTGGATCGCCTGAAAGGACACATTGCCGATTTCGCCAAGGCCAACGACTTACAGCGCGTCGTGGTCGTGAATGTCGCTTCGACCGAACCCCCAGTCGACGAAAAACAGTTCCCCCAAACCTGGAAAGAGCTAGAACCGCAGCTCAACGAAACCGGTTGCCCCCTGCCAGCTAGTTCGCTGTATGGCATCGCTTCGCTGGAACTTGGCTTCCCCTACATTAACTTTACTCCGTCGCTAGGGACTGCAATTCCGGCCCTGGATGACCTGGCCAAGCAGAACAATACCTGCCATATGGGGCACGACGGCAAGACGGGCGAAACGCTCCTCAAGAGCACGCTGGCCCCGATGTTCGCCCATCGCAATCTGAAGGTGATGAGTTGGGTTGGCCACAATATCTTCGGCAACATGGACGCCAAGGTGCTGGACGACCCTGAGAACAAAAAGACCAAGGCCGTCAGCAAAGATCGGCTCTTGGGCAAGATCTTCGGGTACACACCGCAGACCTTGGTCACGATCGAGAACATCGAAAGCATGGGGGACTGGAAAACGGCCTGGGATCATATCCACTTCCAAGGCTTCCTTGGCACGCCCATGGTGATGCAGTTCACCTGGCAAGGGTGCGACTCGCTGCTGGCCGCTCCGTTGGTGATCGACCTGGCCCGCTTTGCCGATCTGGCCAAACAAAAGGGAGAAACGGGCCTCCTGCAACAACTGGCCTGCTTCTTTAAGTCGCCCCTAGGAACCGAAGAAAATGACTTCGCCAAGCAATTCGCCATGCTAGAAGCCTGGACCGAATCGCTCAAGGCTTAG
- a CDS encoding histone-like protein 2, with protein sequence MATKKKAAPKKTAKKATAKKASPKKAAKKTVKKAATKKASPKKAAKKTVKKAATKKAATKKASPKKAAKKTVKKKTTKKKAAAAAPATPAS encoded by the coding sequence ATGGCAACCAAGAAGAAAGCTGCACCGAAGAAGACCGCTAAGAAAGCAACCGCGAAGAAAGCTTCGCCTAAAAAGGCTGCTAAGAAAACGGTCAAGAAGGCTGCAACCAAGAAGGCTTCGCCTAAGAAGGCCGCCAAAAAGACAGTGAAGAAGGCTGCGACCAAGAAAGCCGCAACCAAGAAGGCTTCGCCAAAGAAAGCCGCTAAGAAAACCGTAAAGAAGAAGACCACCAAAAAGAAGGCTGCTGCTGCCGCTCCGGCAACTCCAGCTTCCTAA
- the epmB gene encoding EF-P beta-lysylation protein EpmB gives MNIVTTETQSASGNCIAREVPSPSEGWRSSMKAAFRSLDALCRYLELPVEAVASGLPATKDFPLFVPREFAAKMQPGDASDPLLRQVLPSEQETIATEGFTTNPVGDHEATLTPGLLQKYHGRALMITTGACAVHCRYCFRRHFPYGESPKGLEAWEPALAAIAEDASIQEILLSGGDPLTLSDPILRQLSHKIAQASHVQRLRIHTRLPIMIPSRVNDDLLAWLTETRLRPIMVVHANHPHELGDDVAAALGRLAEAGVPLMNQTVLLRGVNDDAATLIELSERLFACRVMPYYLHQLDRVAGAAHFQVERAQGLQIVATMRSSLPGYLVPRYVEEIAGDTSKRIIA, from the coding sequence ATGAACATTGTAACTACCGAAACGCAATCTGCGAGTGGCAATTGTATCGCGCGCGAGGTCCCGTCGCCTAGCGAGGGTTGGCGTAGCTCGATGAAGGCCGCCTTTCGCAGCTTAGATGCTTTGTGCCGCTATCTCGAACTGCCGGTCGAGGCCGTCGCGAGCGGCTTGCCGGCGACCAAGGACTTTCCCCTTTTCGTCCCCCGCGAGTTCGCCGCGAAGATGCAGCCGGGCGATGCTAGCGACCCACTGCTGCGGCAAGTGCTGCCTTCCGAGCAAGAAACTATTGCCACAGAAGGATTTACAACAAATCCTGTCGGCGATCATGAAGCGACCCTAACGCCAGGGTTGCTACAAAAGTATCACGGTCGGGCTTTGATGATAACGACCGGGGCATGTGCAGTTCATTGCCGATATTGCTTTCGGCGGCACTTTCCTTATGGAGAAAGTCCTAAGGGCTTAGAGGCCTGGGAACCCGCTTTGGCGGCGATTGCCGAGGACGCCTCGATCCAGGAAATCTTGCTTTCCGGCGGCGATCCGTTGACGTTGAGCGATCCGATTTTACGGCAACTTTCTCACAAAATCGCCCAAGCCAGCCACGTTCAGCGGCTAAGAATCCATACTCGCTTGCCGATTATGATCCCCAGCCGGGTGAACGACGACCTGTTGGCCTGGCTTACCGAAACCAGGTTACGGCCAATAATGGTGGTTCATGCGAACCATCCGCACGAACTGGGGGACGATGTCGCTGCCGCCCTGGGACGCCTGGCCGAGGCTGGCGTTCCGCTAATGAATCAAACGGTGTTGCTGCGTGGTGTGAACGACGACGCGGCAACTTTGATCGAACTTTCCGAACGCCTGTTCGCTTGTCGGGTGATGCCGTATTACCTGCATCAGCTCGACCGCGTTGCCGGCGCGGCCCATTTCCAGGTCGAGCGGGCCCAAGGTTTGCAGATTGTCGCAACCATGCGAAGCTCGCTGCCTGGCTACCTGGTCCCACGTTACGTGGAAGAAATTGCTGGCGACACAAGCAAACGGATCATCGCTTAG
- a CDS encoding aromatic amino acid transaminase, whose amino-acid sequence MFQQVQTAPPDSILGLNEAFRNDPNPEKINLSVGVYKDENGVTPVLKCVKQAEKRLLETESTKSYLPIDGRAGYTKSVRELLFGADHEVLTAKRAVTVQTPGGTGALRVAGDFLADSFPGRTLWHSQPTWPNHPNIFTAAGIPLKTYPYFDKATNGLDFAGMMQALKQAPKGDIILLHGCCHNPTGIDPTPEQWKVIGDLIQENELLPLLDFAYQGLGDGLLEDAAGLRELARPGQEMLICSSFSKNFGLYNERVGALTAVAEHEAESVAVLSQLKKVIRSNYSNPPTHGAAVVETVLGDAELKAMWEEELGDMRDRINGIRKLFVDKISACGIDQDFSFIQQQKGMFSFSGLNQMQVDQLRNEMSIYIVGSGRINVAGISEANVDRLCEGIKKVLS is encoded by the coding sequence ATGTTCCAGCAAGTCCAAACGGCACCCCCGGACTCGATCTTGGGGCTCAACGAAGCTTTCCGCAACGATCCTAATCCAGAAAAGATCAATCTGAGCGTTGGTGTCTACAAAGATGAGAACGGAGTGACGCCGGTTCTCAAGTGCGTGAAACAAGCCGAAAAGCGGTTGCTGGAAACCGAGAGTACCAAAAGCTATCTGCCAATCGATGGACGCGCTGGCTACACCAAATCGGTCCGCGAACTTCTATTCGGCGCCGATCATGAAGTGCTGACCGCCAAACGTGCGGTTACAGTACAAACGCCTGGGGGAACGGGTGCTTTGCGCGTGGCAGGCGACTTCCTGGCCGATAGTTTTCCTGGCCGTACGTTGTGGCATAGCCAGCCGACCTGGCCGAATCATCCCAATATCTTCACCGCCGCCGGAATTCCGCTAAAGACTTACCCTTACTTCGACAAAGCGACCAACGGCCTCGATTTTGCCGGCATGATGCAGGCCCTGAAGCAGGCCCCCAAGGGAGATATCATTCTGCTGCATGGGTGTTGCCATAATCCAACCGGCATCGATCCAACTCCGGAGCAGTGGAAAGTAATTGGCGACCTGATCCAAGAGAACGAACTGCTACCGCTGTTGGACTTCGCCTACCAGGGCTTAGGCGACGGGCTCTTGGAAGATGCTGCTGGCTTGCGCGAGCTTGCTCGACCAGGGCAAGAGATGCTGATTTGTAGCAGCTTCAGCAAGAATTTCGGTCTCTATAACGAACGTGTGGGTGCTTTGACCGCCGTGGCCGAGCACGAAGCGGAATCGGTGGCAGTGCTGAGCCAACTGAAGAAAGTGATCCGCTCGAACTATTCGAATCCTCCTACGCATGGGGCTGCCGTGGTCGAAACGGTGCTCGGCGATGCCGAACTGAAGGCGATGTGGGAAGAGGAACTGGGCGACATGCGCGATCGCATTAACGGCATTCGCAAGCTGTTTGTCGACAAAATCTCGGCCTGTGGGATCGACCAAGACTTCTCCTTCATTCAACAACAGAAGGGAATGTTCAGCTTCTCTGGCTTGAATCAGATGCAGGTCGATCAGCTCCGCAACGAGATGAGCATCTACATCGTCGGATCAGGCCGCATCAATGTCGCTGGCATCAGCGAAGCCAACGTCGATCGCTTGTGCGAAGGCATCAAGAAGGTGCTCAGCTAG